A DNA window from Impatiens glandulifera chromosome 7, dImpGla2.1, whole genome shotgun sequence contains the following coding sequences:
- the LOC124945844 gene encoding NAC domain-containing protein 72-like codes for MGVPNIDPITQLSLPPGFRFYPTDEELLVQYLCRKVAGHHFSLQIIGEIDLYKHDPWVLPGKAIFGEKEWYFFSPRDRKYPNGSRPNRVAGTGYWKATGTDKVITTEGRRVGIKKALVFYIGKAPKGTKTNWIMHEYRLSESPRKNSGNKLDDWVLCRIYEKKSSMDNKKPIPGNGIIVKEQSHGGSSSSSSSHFENVLDSLPEINDRSFSLPDDNFDWTSLAGVGIGIGSVSDASAVDGHGLPMSNGYNDICVSPSITGQEVQSETRTRRNNDPLIYFQQNPNYFANGSWR; via the exons ATGGGTGTCCCAAATATCGACCCGATTACCCAACTCAGTTTACCTCCAGGTTTCCGTTTTTACCCAACCGACGAAGAACTTCTAGTTCAATACTTATGTAGAAAAGTTGCCGGTCATCATTTCTCTCTTCAAATCATCGGAGAAATCGATCTTTACAAACACGACCCGTGGGTCTTACCTG GAAAGGCAATATTTGGAGAGAAAGAATGGTATTTTTTCAGTCCTAGAGATAGAAAATACCCAAACGGGTCTCGACCCAATAGAGTTGCGGGTACGGGTTATTGGAAGGCTACAGGAACTGATAAAGTGATTACCACTGAAGGAAGAAGAGTTGGGATTAAGAAAGCTTTGGTTTTTTATATTGGAAAAGCTCCTAAAGGAACAAAAACTAATTGGATTATGCATGAATATCGTCTCTCTGAATCTCCAAGAAAAAACTCCGGCAACAAG TTGGATGATTGGGTTTTATGTCGGATTTATGAGAAGAAATCAAGTATGGATAATAAAAAACCCATACCCGGAAATGGAATTATAGTCAAGGAACAGAGCCATGGaggttcttcatcttcttcatcttcacaCTTTGAAAACGTTTTAGATTCATTACCGGAGATCAACGATCGGTCCTTTTCTCTTCCCGACGACAACTTTGATTGGACTAGCCTTGCCGGAGTCGGGATCGGAATCGGGTCGGTTTCTGATGCATCCGCCGTGGACGGACATGGACTGCCTATGAGCAACGGGTATAATGATATTTGTGTTTCTCCTTCTATTACAGGGCAAGAGGTTCAGAGTGAGACCCGAACCCGGAGAAATAATGACCCGTTAATCTATTTTCAGCAAAACCCGAACTATTTTGCCAACGGGTCGTGGAGGTAG